The Frondihabitans peucedani genome segment AGCTGGAGGGCCTTTGTGCGTCCGGTCTCGGTGCCGAGGGTCGCCTGGCCGCCGGCGTGCGCGAGCAGCTGCGAGGCGATCGTCGGCGCCAGGCGGTCGGCGAGCGCGGGGTTCCTGGCGGTCCACGCCTCGACGACGTGGTCGGCGATGACCTCGCAGGATCGCGCCTGGGTCTGGTCGCCGTTGCCCCGGTGCCACTGCGCCGTGACGACGAGGTGCGCCACCAGCGCGCCGGCGTCGCGCGCCGGGTGGCCCCAGCCCGCGGTGTCGATGTCGAGGAGTCCGGTGATCCTGCCGGCCTCCTCCGGGTCGACGAAGAGCTGCTCGAGGTGGAGGTCTCCGTGGACGACCTGCCGCTCGTCGGGCGACCACCGCGAGACGCGGGCCTCGATCTCGTCGTAGACGCCGTGGATCTCGCGGGCCCGGTCGGGCAGCGAGGAGGCGAGGCTGGTGCGGTGCCAGGCGCCGTTGTCGAGCGCGTCGGCCTGGGCGCGCTGGGTCAGCTCGACGGAGGCGACCGCCTGCGACAGCGAGACGAGGTTGTCGACGAAGGCGGTGCCCTCCGCGAGCTCGACGACCCGGGTGCCGGCGGCGACGCCGCGGACCGCCTCCAGCACGAGGAGCCCGTCGGGCTGCACGGCGAGCACCCGCGGCACCGGCAGCCCGCGGGCCTCGAAGGCCGCGTGCTGCGTGGCGATCGGCTCGGCGCGGGAGGGCCGGACGACCTTCAGGAAGAGCGTCGTGGTGCCGCTCCGCAGCTTGACGACGGCGCGCTTGCCGGGGCGGTAGGCGGCGACGCTGAGCTCGGGGTCGACGACGTCGATCCCGAAGCGGGCGAGGAGCGGCACGACCCGCTCCGGGTAGGTCACCGAGGCCAGGGCGGGCAGCGCAGGATCGGACGGGTAAGCCCACACGCGCACCGGCAGGCCGGTCGCGGGGTCGGTCAGCACCGCGCCCTCGCCCGCCCGCGCCGCTTCGACGGACGCGGGGTCGGTGTCGATGAACGTCAGGACGGTCGACTCCGCCCCGTCGGGATCGACCGTGTCGACCTCGTAGCCGAAGAGGTAGCCGCCGCCCGACGGCTCGACCGAGTGCGGTCGGAACGCCACCACCCGCGCCCCGCTCTCGGCGAAGGCCGCGGGGAGGATCTCGCCGGAGGTGGGCCACACAGCCCACAGTCAACTACCCGCACGGCCGTTCGCCGCCTCTTCGGCTCCCGGCGCGCCGTACCCTGGTCGTCGTGGCAGCCATCGGATCGAGCGTCGTCGGACGACTCCGCCAGCCGTCGAGACTCCCACTGCTGCAGGTGGTGAAGACGTCGCTGGCCGTCATCGTGGCCTGGGTCCTCGCGTTCCTGCTGCTCGGGCAGGGCCTGCCGATCTTCGCCGCGATCGCCGCGCTCCTCGTCGTGCAGCCGAGCGTCAACCAGTCGTTCGGGCGCGGGCTCGAGCGGAGCGCCGGCGTCGTCCTCGGCGTCGCGCTGGCCTACGTGGTCGGCGCGGTGCTCGGCCACGAGCAGACCTTCGTCGTGCTGGTGGCCGTGATCCTGGCCCTCGTCGTCGCCTGGGCGATCCGGCTCACGCCGACCTCCACGACCCAGGTGCCGATCTCGGCCATGCTCGTCCTGTCGGTCGGCGTCGTCACGCCGAACTACGCGTTCGACCGGATCATCGAGACGGTCATCGGAGCCGTGGTGGCGCTCGCGGTCAACGCGCTGATCGTGCCGCCGGTGCTCCTCGGGCCGGCCCACCTCGCTGTCGGACGCCTCGCGCGCGACCTCGCCACCGCTCTCGACTCCCTCGCGCAGGCCCTCGATGAGCCGACGCCGAGGCCGGAGCTCGACGCCGTCCTCGGTCGGGCCCGCGAGCTCCGCGACCAGGTCGCGAAGGCGTCGGCGGCCGTGAAGACCGGAGAAGAGAGCCTGACGCTCAACCCGAGGGCGAAGCAGCAGCGCCGCGTCCTGGAGGCCGACCGCGCGATCCTGCACACCCTCTCGAACCTCGTGCACCGGGTGGTCGCCATGACCCGGACCCTCCGCGACAACTACGAGGCCCGCCTGGTCGACGATCCCGTCGTGGAGGGCATCGCCGACGAGCTCCGCCGCGCCGCCCACGACGTCCGGCTCCTCGTCCTCGAGCGCGAGGAGGAGGCTGCTTCGGGAGAGGCGGTCCCGGTCACCACCGACGATCTCCCGGCGCTCACGGCGCCGCTCCTCGTGGTGACCCCCGACCCCGAGCACTGGATCCTGATCGGGTCGATGCTCGAAGACCTCCGCCGCGTCCGCGAGGAGCTCCAGGGCTCCTGAGGCGGCTCCGGCCTAGACGTCGATCGCAGCCAGGATGAGGGCTCGGCCCGCCGGGTGGCCGAGCGGGCGGAAGTGCCCGTCGAGCGGGAACGTGACGTTGCGGGCGCCGGGCAGGATCGTCCCCTCCGGCACGTGCAGGTCGGCGCGCGACCCGAGCGACGTGATCCTGGCGTTCACCTCGAGCTGCTCGGCGAGCCGCAGCAGGTCGGCGTCGTCCGTCCGGAACACCCGGATGCTCGGGTCGGGGATGAACCTCGCCCAGCGCGATCCCGAGAACGGCGAGTTGACGGTGACCATCCGGTCGATCCGGCCCGACGCGTCGGTGTCGAGCATCATCGTCTTGCCGATGATGCCGCCCTTCGAGTGCCCCAGGATCACCACCCCCCGCAGGTCGTGCGCGTCGAGGATCGCCTGCGCGAGCAGCGCCGTGGCCGCGATCGGCTTGCGGTTGTGCGCCATGCCGGGCACCACCACCACCGGGTGGCCGCGCTCGTTCAGGTAGTCGCCGAACCAGCGGAGGTACCGCCACGACTCGTAGACGCCGGGGAGCAGCAGGATCGGCGCCCGGTCGCCCTCCAGATACCTCTTCGGCACCGACGCGTTCCCGAGCAGCGAGCGCAGGTGGCTGCGCCAGACGAACGCGTAGTCGAGCGGGAGCGCGCGGAGGTAGCGCAGGATCCCGCCGGGGAAGGAGCCGGGAGAGGTCACGCCCCGATCGTAGGCGGCGGCACCTCGGAGTGGTCCGCCGCCGCTGTCGCGTCGCTGCACTCGGCCGCCGCTATCGCGTCGAGACACGCGGCGAGCAGGTCGGCCCACCCGGGCGTGACGCCGGCACACGCGGGGCGCCGCCCGCCGGCCCGCCAGACGGCTCGGACGGCGGCCTGGCCGTGGCCCGACCGCCCTGCGGCGCTGGCCGCGTCGAGGACCGCACCCGTGGCGTCGGCGATCATGCGGTCGCGGTGCTCGGCCGACATCCCCTCGTGCTCCGCGAACGCGTGGAATGCCGTCGCCAGGTCGCACTCCAGCCGGCGGACCCCGGCCGGC includes the following:
- a CDS encoding esterase/lipase family protein; amino-acid sequence: MTSPGSFPGGILRYLRALPLDYAFVWRSHLRSLLGNASVPKRYLEGDRAPILLLPGVYESWRYLRWFGDYLNERGHPVVVVPGMAHNRKPIAATALLAQAILDAHDLRGVVILGHSKGGIIGKTMMLDTDASGRIDRMVTVNSPFSGSRWARFIPDPSIRVFRTDDADLLRLAEQLEVNARITSLGSRADLHVPEGTILPGARNVTFPLDGHFRPLGHPAGRALILAAIDV
- a CDS encoding aminoglycoside phosphotransferase family protein, whose protein sequence is MWPTSGEILPAAFAESGARVVAFRPHSVEPSGGGYLFGYEVDTVDPDGAESTVLTFIDTDPASVEAARAGEGAVLTDPATGLPVRVWAYPSDPALPALASVTYPERVVPLLARFGIDVVDPELSVAAYRPGKRAVVKLRSGTTTLFLKVVRPSRAEPIATQHAAFEARGLPVPRVLAVQPDGLLVLEAVRGVAAGTRVVELAEGTAFVDNLVSLSQAVASVELTQRAQADALDNGAWHRTSLASSLPDRAREIHGVYDEIEARVSRWSPDERQVVHGDLHLEQLFVDPEEAGRITGLLDIDTAGWGHPARDAGALVAHLVVTAQWHRGNGDQTQARSCEVIADHVVEAWTARNPALADRLAPTIASQLLAHAGGQATLGTETGRTKALQLVDAAAFTLWPRRPEAPSSDHDPGGAPSVAASSPSD
- a CDS encoding FUSC family protein: MAAIGSSVVGRLRQPSRLPLLQVVKTSLAVIVAWVLAFLLLGQGLPIFAAIAALLVVQPSVNQSFGRGLERSAGVVLGVALAYVVGAVLGHEQTFVVLVAVILALVVAWAIRLTPTSTTQVPISAMLVLSVGVVTPNYAFDRIIETVIGAVVALAVNALIVPPVLLGPAHLAVGRLARDLATALDSLAQALDEPTPRPELDAVLGRARELRDQVAKASAAVKTGEESLTLNPRAKQQRRVLEADRAILHTLSNLVHRVVAMTRTLRDNYEARLVDDPVVEGIADELRRAAHDVRLLVLEREEEAASGEAVPVTTDDLPALTAPLLVVTPDPEHWILIGSMLEDLRRVREELQGS